In Ascochyta rabiei chromosome 2, complete sequence, one genomic interval encodes:
- a CDS encoding Vacuolar protein sorting-associated protein ist1, giving the protein MAPSQSLVNKLKVQLKLSISRLRMVQQKDTAKAKQQRREMAQLLEIGKLQSARIRVENIIRSDITTELHEILELYCELLLARSQLLDQPTPSHSSTPIPLDSALEEAVRSIIYAAPRTEIKELHQVRAYLVEKFGKEVAVAAMEGEGVAERVAKKLEAKTPSEELVDAYLSEIARFYGVPFGAPKSSNNDDDDEPSGGIGEEADTEIPLPADGRKDDEREELVKATPPRTVEPQSPLRVVPPSPSTDNIAPKLKLPGAAAVKEQKPAEEKNQPAKKDSGPGGKIPDVDELSRRFAELKR; this is encoded by the exons ATGGCGCCTTCGCAGTCCCTAGTC AACAAGCTCAAGGTGCAGCTCAAGCTGTCCATATCGCGATTGCGCATGGTGCAGCAGAAGGATACAGCAAAGGCGAAACAGCAAAGACGCGAAATGGCGCAGCTTTTAGAA ATCGGCAAGCTCCAGTCTGCACGGATACGCGTTGAGAACATCATTCGCAGCGACATTACCACCGAACTCCATGAGATCCTCGAACTCTACTGCGAACTCCTACTCGCACGCTCCCAGCTTCTCGATCAGCCAACCCCCTCACACTCGTCGACACCCATTCCGCTCGACTCTGCGCTCGAAGAAGCAGTACGAAGCATAATATATGCCGCGCCCCGTACCGAAATCAAGGAACTGCACCAAGTACGAGCGTACCTCGTCGAGAAGTTTGGAAAAGAGGTAGCGGTGGCAGCTATGGAGGGCGAGGGTGTAGCAGAGCGCGTCGCAAAGAAACTGGAGGCCAAGACACCCAGTGAAGAGCTGGTAGACGCATATCTGAGCGAAATCGCACGGTTCTACGGTGTCCCATTCGGGGCACCCAAGAGTTCTAACaacgatgacgacgatgaaCCGAGTGGTGGCATAGGAGAAGAGGCAGATACAGAGATTCCGCTGCCAGCTGATGGAAGGAAAGACGACGAGCGGGAAGAATTAGTCAAGGCGACACCGCCGAGGACTGTAGAGCCGCAGAGCCCGCTCAGGGTCGTACCGCCAAGTCCCAGTACAGATAACATTGCGCCGAAGCTGAAGCTGCCTGGTGCAGCAGCTGTAAAAGAGCAGAAACCCGCAGAGGAGAAGAATCAACCCGCGAAGAAGGATAGCGGGCCGGGAGGAAAGATACCAGATGTGGATGAGCTATCGAGGCGGTTTGCTGAGCTGAAGCGGTGA
- a CDS encoding MSH2 protein yields MASRPEMREDDESGFCKFFRNLPLKNDDTVRIFDRGNYYSAHGEDAKFIANNVYRTTAVLRKLGREPGLESVTMTTMVFRNFLRDALFRLSKRIEIWQSTGKRMDWKVVKQASPGNLQDLEDELGGHIENSPIILAVKISAKASEARNVGVCFADASVRELGVTEFLDNDLYSNFESLLIQLGVKECLIQADGNKKDVELNKLRTIADNCGCAVAERGAADFGTKDTEQDLPRLLKDEGAAGTLPQTDLKLAMGSAACLIRYLGVMSDTSNFGQYQLYQHDLTQYMKLDAAALKALNLMPGPRDGAKNMSLYGLLNHCKTPTGSRLLSQWLKQPLMNLAEIERRQQLVEAFVNDTELRQTMQEEHLRSIPDLYRLAKKFQRKAANLEDVVRAYQVIIRLPGFLESLDAVMDEQYKDPLDAEYTSKLRQYSAAFLGLQDMVETTVDLDALDNHEFIIKPEFDEALRTIRKRLDRLKREMESDHMKAGDDLNQDTEKKLFLENHKVHGWCFRLTRNEAGCIRQKKQYQEISTQKNGVYFTTPSLLEKRREFDQLSENYNRTQSGLVNEVVAVASSYVPVVEKLAAVLAHLDVIVAFAHVSVHAPTSYTRPTMHPRGTGNTILKEARHPCLEMQDDVSFITNDVSLVRNESEFLIITGPNMGGKSTYIRQIGVIALMAQIGCFVSASEAELTIFDCILARVGASDSQIKGVSTFMAEMLETANILKSATKESLIIIDELGRGTSTYDGFGLAWAISEYIVKEIGAFALFATHFHELTALVDTYPQVQNLHVVAHISEGTAETEGGVQKKREVTLLYKVEQGFSDQSFGIHVAELVRFPQKVISMAKRKADELEDFAGKHEEGFVQASREEVEEGSKMLKEMLAKWKQEVESQGLTKKQQVERMRELVRENQALQGNGFFKGIQAL; encoded by the exons ATGGCGTCCAGACCGGAGATGCGAGAAGACGATGAGTCTGGCTTTTGCAAGTTCTTCCGCAACCTCCCGTTGAAAAACGACGATACCGTCCGGATATTCGACCGAGGCAATTACTACAGTGCCCATGGCGAAGATGCAAAATTTATCGCAAACAAT GTCTACCGGACGACAGCCGTACTGCGCAAGCTGGGCCGAGAGCCGGGCCTCGAATCTGTCACCATGACCACGATGGTCTTCCGAAACTTTCTCCGAGATGCACTCTTCCGCCTGAGCAAACGTATAGAAATCTGGCAGTCGACAGGGAAGCGAATGGACTGGAAGGTGGTGAAGCAGGCTTCACCTGGTAACCTGCAGGACCTGGAGGACGAACTTGGTGGGCATATTGAGAATTCGCCAATCATACTGGCTGTCAAGATAAGTGCCAAAGCTTCAGAAGCACGTAACGTCGGTGTCTGCTTCGCCGATGCAAGCGTGCGGGAGCTCGGTGTGACGGAATTTCTCGACAACGACCTATATTCGAACTTCGAGTCGCTTCTGATTCAACTTGGCGTGAAAGAGTGCCTAATCCAGGCAGACGGAAACAAGAAAGACGTTGAGTTGAACAAGCTTCGGACAATCGCAGACAATTGTGGGTGCGCTGTTGCAGAGCGAGGAGCCGCCGACTTTGGTACCAAAGATACCGAGCAGGATCTCCCGCGTTTGTTGAAAGATGAAGGCGCGGCTGGCACACTGCCGCAAACCGATCTCAAACTAGCAATGGGTTCGGCAGCTTGTCTGATCAGGTACCTGGGCGTTATGTCCGATACATCCAACTTCGGCCAGTATCAGCTGTATCAGCACGACCTCACACAATACATGAAGCTTGATGCAGCAGCTTTGAAGGCGCTGAACCTGATGCCAGGACCCAGGGACGGAGCAAAGAATATGAGCTTGTATGGCTTACTCAACCATTGCAAGACACCCACTGGTAGCCGACTGCTTTCTCAGTGGTTGAAGCAACCTCTCATGAACCTTGCTGAGATTGAGAGGCGGCAACAGCTCGTTGAGGCATTTGTCAATGATACCGAGCTACGGCAGACTATGCAGGAAGAACATCTGCGATCCATACCTGATCTGTACAGGCTCGCAAAGAAGTTTCAACGCAAGGCTGCGAATCTCGAGGATGTTGTCCGCGCGTATCAGGTTATCATTCGTCTACCTGGGTTCCTGGAATCGCTTGATGCTGTCATGGACGAGCAGTACAAGGATCCTCTGGACGCGGAATACACCTCGAAATTGCGACAATACTCGGCAGCTTTCTTAGGCCTACAGGACATGGTTGAGACGACAGTGGATCTTGATGCACTGGACAACCACGAGTTCATCATCAAGCCCGAGTTTGACGAAGCATTGCGCACGATTCGTAAGCGCCTTGATAGACTCAAGCGCGAGATGGAGTCGGACCACATGAAGGCCGGAGATGATCTGAACCAAGACACAGAGAAGAAGCTGTTCCTCGAGAATCACAAAGTTCATGGGTGGTGCTTCAGGTTGACCAGGAATGAAGCAGGTTGCATACGACAGAAGAAACAATACCAGGAAATCTCGACACAGAAGAACGGCGTCTACTTCACAACACCATCCCTGCTGGAGAAGCGCCGAGAATTCGATCAGTTGTCGGAGAACTACAACCGAACACAATCAGGGCTTGTCAACGAGGTCGTTGCCGTAGCTTCGTCGTACGTCCCAGTCGTTGAGAAGCTGGCTGCTGTGCTCGCACATCTTGATGTGATTGTTGCCTTTGCACACGTGTCAGTGCATGCACCTACATCGTACACGCGACCGACAATGCATCCGCGTGGGACTGGCAACACCATTTTAAAGGAAGCTCGACACCCCTGCCTCGAGATGCAAGACGACGTATCTTTCATTACGAACGATGTCAGCTTGGTACGCAACGAGAGCGAGTTTCTCATCATAACAGGGCCAAATATGGGTGGCAAATCGACATACATTCGACAGATCGGTGTTATTGCCCTCATGGCACAGATTGGGTGCTTTGTCTCAGCCTCAGAAGCAGAGCTTACCATCTTCGACTGCATACTTGCGAGAGTAGGCGCAAGTGATAGTCAGATCAAAGGTGTCTCCACCTTCATGGCGGAGATGCTGGAGACTGCGAACATTCTCAAATCGGCCACAAAAGAGTCGCTCATCATCATCGACGAGCTGGGTCGCGGCACAAGCACATATGACGGGTTTGGTCTTGCATGGGCCATATCCGAGTACATCGTGAAGGAGATTGGCGCTTTTGCGCTCTTCGCGACACACTTCCACGAGCTCACTGCTCTTGTGGATACCTACCCTCAGGTTCAGAACCTGCATGTCGTAGCACACATATCAGAAGGTACTGCAGAGACGGAAGGCGGAGTGCAGAAGAAGCGTGAAGTCACCCTGCTCTATAAAGTCGAGCAAGGTTTCTCAGACCAGTCGTTTGGGATTCACGTGGCCGAGCTAGTTCGCTTTCCACAGAAGGTCATCAGCATGGCCAAGCGAAAGGCAGACGAGCTTGAAGACTTCGCAGGGAAGCACGAAGAGGGTTTCGTTCAGGCAAGCAGGGAGGAGGTTGAGGAGGGAAGCAAGATGCTCAAGGAGATGCTGGCCAAGTGGAAACAGGAAGTGGAAAGCCAGGGCCTAACCAAAAAGCAGCAGGTCGAGCGAATGCGCGAGCTCGTCAGGGAGAACCAGGCGCTGCAGGGTAATGGGTTCTTCAAGGGCATACAAGCATTGTAA
- a CDS encoding DNA-directed DNA polymerase, which yields MHGTTGRRASRNPGNYHDLNYRNKRSFVAKTARLREITNNNENVLNERSMSSPALFLASSPLSITSPRRIPKSKFTYKQLHQLKSYSTQTPLRVIAHVDLDAFYAQCETVRLGIDPTKPLAVQQWQGLIAINYPARAFGLNRHVTSAEALKQCPELIMQHVATWKEGDEKWAYHEDSFTNMATHKVSLDPYRLESRRILKCIKEALPEEEQRVEKASIDEVFMDLSAHVHTILLERYPELRGPAPYDDPTEPLPKVPTTVLDWAADALVETGEEDGEDKDPDWDDVCMVIASEIVRDVRKHIKDTLQYTCSGGVARNKMLAKLGSGYKKPNQQTVIRNRAVKHFLSDMKFTKIRMLGGKLGDEVVAMFGTDKVKELREQPLDQLKRIGDDTGSWLYSIIRGEDNSEVNTRTQIKSMLSAKSFRPSINSFEQGVRWIRIFAADIFSRCVEEGVLENKRRPRTIVLHHRQGAQTRSRSAQIPQGKPLSEVTLFDLAKNLLAQVVVDGRAWPCANLSLSVGGFEDGPKNNAGIGGFLVRGDQAKAMMSSDRHSSYNEPPAKRRRTKGNIASFFGARDDKKKDFDAARAVLMKAHSESTKDETEEEVEDRDDEDALEDIRSDEVTRPTTPTLEHQDSRKEMYRSNTPPSAQPRAPSRSPPAHQEIQEDGPPVMPAPRANRAEQAHETLNTFFCSRCNIHLPKFEETEHIDYHFALDLSKEMRQEERNPPPVVKNRGTLKPSRGRGRPPGSGRGGGSSGGEKGQKTLAFGRQG from the coding sequence ATGCACGGGACCACGGGAAGACGCGCCTCGCGCAACCCTGGCAACTACCACGACCTCAACTACCGGAACAAACGTTCCTTTGTCGCAAAAACTGCGCGGTTACGAGAGATTACGAACAATAACGAAAATGTCCTGAACGAGCGCAGCATGTCCTCACCGGCGCTTTTCCTCGCCTCCTCCCCGCTCTCCATCACGTCTCCACGCCGCATACCCAAATCGAAGTTCACGTACAAGCAGCTCCACCAGCTGAAGTCGTACAGCACCCAAACACCGCTCCGAGTAATCGCACATGTCGATCTGGATGCCTTCTACGCGCAATGCGAGACGGTGCGGCTCGGTATCGACCCCACAAAACCTCTCGCGGTCCAGCAATGGCAAGGGCTCATAGCGATCAACTATCCCGCGCGTGCATTCGGACTGAACAGGCACGTAACGTCTGCGGAGGCGCTGAAGCAATGTCCGGAGCTTATTATGCAGCATGTTGCGACATGGAAAGAGGGTGACGAGAAATGGGCCTACCACGAAGACTCGTTCACGAACATGGCAACACATAAAGTCAGCTTAGATCCATACCGATTAGAGAGTAGAAGGATTTTGAAGTGCATAAAGGAAGCGCTTCCAGAAGAGGAGCAGCGTGTAGAAAAGGCCAGCATCGATGAAGTCTTCATGGATTTGAGCGCACATGTGCACACCATCCTGTTGGAGAGATACCCTGAGCTGAGGGGTCCAGCCCCGTACGACGACCCCACAGAGCCGCTGCCGAAGGTACCGACTACTGTGCTGGACTGGGCAGCCGATGCGCTTGTCGAGACTGGTGAGGAAGATGGCGAGGACAAAGATCCGGATTGGGACGATGTGTGTATGGTCATCGCATCAGAAATTGTGCGTGACGTGCGAAAACACATCAAGGATACACTCCAGTATACGTGTTCCGGTGGTGTTGCGCGCAACAAGATGCTCGCGAAGTTGGGCTCCGGGTACAAGAAGCCAAATCAGCAGACCGTCATTCGCAACAGAGCTGTCAAGCATTTCCTCTCTGACATGAAGTTTACCAAGATCAGGATGCTGGGGGGAAAGCTGGGCGACGAGGTCGTTGCTATGTTTGGCACTGACAAAGTCAAGGAGCTAAGAGAGCAGCCCTTAGACCAACTCAAAAGAATTGGTGATGATACGGGAAGCTGGCTGTACTCTATCATCAGAGGCGAGGATAACAGCGAAGTAAACACCCGCACGCAGATTAAGAGTATGCTATCAGCGAAGTCCTTCAGACCGTCCATCAATTCGTTCGAACAAGGAGTCAGGTGGATACGAATCTTCGCTGCGGACATCTTCTCGCGGTGTGTGGAAGAGGGGGTGCTGGAGAACAAGAGGCGGCCTAGAACCATTGTCTTGCATCATCGACAAGGTGCGCAGACACGTAGTCGATCAGCACAGATTCCACAGGGTAAGCCTTTGTCAGAAGTGACTCTCTTCGATCTTGCAAAGAACCTCCTTGCCCAGGTCGTTGTTGATGGACGAGCATGGCCATGTGCCAATCTATCACTGAGTGTAGGCGGCTTTGAAGACGGACCAAAGAACAACGCAGGCATTGGCGGTTTCCTTGTGCGTGGCGATCAAGCGAAAGCAATGATGTCTTCGGACCGACATTCGAGTTACAATGAGCCTCCCGCGAAAAGGAGGCGAACTAAAGGCAACATAGCTAGCTTCTTCGGGGCGAGAGAcgataagaagaaggattTCGACGCCGCAAGAGCAGTGCTGATGAAGGCACACAGCGAATCTACTAAGGACGAGACAGAAGAGGAAGTCGAGGACCGTGACGACGAGGATGCTTTGGAAGACATTCGCAGTGACGAAGTCACACGGCCAACAACGCCAACGCTCGAGCACCAGGACTCCAGAAAAGAGATGTACAGATCGAACACTCCACCCTCAGCACAGCCTCGAGCTCCATCAAGATCGCCGCCTGCACATCAAGAAATTCAAGAAGACGGTCCACCAGTTATGCCAGCACCTCGAGCCAATCGTGCCGAACAGGCTCATGAGACCCTTAACACCTTCTTCTGCTCTCGCTGTAACATCCATTTGCCAAAGTTCGAAGAGACTGAACACATCGATTACCACTTTGCCCTAGACTTGTCGAAAGAGATGCGACAAGAAGAGCGAAACCCGCCGCCAGTAGTAAAGAATCGAGGGACTCTGAAACCTAGTAGAGGGAGAGGAAGGCCGCCAGGTAGTGGGAGAGGTGGTGGATCAAGCGGTGGAGAAAAGGGACAGAAGACATTGGCTTTTGGACGACAGGGGTGA